The Micromonospora sp. NBC_00421 genome contains a region encoding:
- a CDS encoding thioesterase II family protein, giving the protein MNGWLMRVGAGLRHPVDGGSRPAGPGRGGPWARLIALPHAGGWPSAFRTWRPVLPAGVELLVAQLPGRGLRAGERPLRRVAPLVDGLSRAVAELPPLPYAVVGHSFGSVLGYELTRAMERLGRPPRLLTVSARQPPCFPSEPPFAHRRTDAELLEHLVEIGGIGPELLHRGDLVRPALAAIRADLEAMETYRRPPTGVAVPILSLGAVDDPVVVADRLHLWSLETTGAFTRRMFTGGHFYLYAPDTAATIAEHLLPLCFPHLAEHQEMSHPSATLSR; this is encoded by the coding sequence GGCCCGGGCCGCGGCGGGCCGTGGGCGCGACTGATCGCGCTGCCGCACGCCGGCGGCTGGCCGTCGGCGTTCCGCACCTGGCGGCCGGTGCTGCCGGCGGGGGTCGAGCTGCTGGTCGCCCAGTTGCCCGGCCGGGGGCTGCGGGCCGGCGAGCGGCCGCTGCGCCGGGTGGCCCCGCTCGTCGACGGCCTCAGCCGCGCCGTCGCGGAGCTGCCACCGCTGCCGTACGCGGTCGTCGGGCACAGCTTCGGCAGTGTGCTGGGCTACGAGCTGACCCGGGCGATGGAGCGGCTCGGCCGGCCGCCCCGGCTGCTCACGGTGTCGGCCCGCCAACCGCCGTGCTTTCCCAGCGAGCCGCCGTTCGCGCACCGCCGGACCGACGCCGAGCTGCTGGAACACCTGGTGGAGATCGGCGGGATCGGCCCGGAACTGCTGCACCGGGGGGACCTGGTGCGGCCCGCGCTGGCCGCGATCCGGGCCGATCTCGAAGCCATGGAGACCTACCGTCGACCGCCGACCGGGGTGGCGGTGCCGATCCTGTCGCTGGGCGCGGTGGACGACCCGGTGGTCGTCGCCGACCGGCTGCACCTGTGGTCGCTGGAGACGACGGGGGCCTTCACCCGCCGGATGTTCACCGGCGGCCACTTCTACCTGTACGCGCCGGACACCGCAGCCACCATCGCGGAACATCTTTTACCGCTTTGTTTCCCCCATCTGGCGGAACATCAAGAAATGTCCCACCCCAGTGCGACCCTGTCGCGCTGA